From one Neofelis nebulosa isolate mNeoNeb1 chromosome 4, mNeoNeb1.pri, whole genome shotgun sequence genomic stretch:
- the ANO8 gene encoding anoctamin-8 isoform X4, with protein MAEATSNAGGTSLEGERGKRPPPEGEPAAPASGVLDKLFGKRLLQAGRYLVSHKAWMKTVPTENCDVLMTFPDTTDDHTLLWLLNHIRVGIPELIVQVRHHRHTRAYAFFVTATYESLLRGADELGLRKAVKAEFGGGTRGFSCEEDFIYENVESELRFFTSQERQSIIRFWLQNLRAKQGEALHNVRFLEDQPIIPELAARGIIQQVFPVHEQRILNRLMKSWVQAVCENQPLDDICDYFGVKIAMYFAWLGFYTSAMVYPAVFGSVLYTFTEADQTSRDVSCVVFALFNVVWSTLFLEEWKRRGAELAYKWGTLDSPGEAVEEPRPQFRGIRRISPVTRAEEFYYPPWKRLLFQLLVSLPLCLTCLACVFLLMLGCFQLQELVLSVKGLPRLARFLPKVVLALLVSVSAEGYKKLAIWLNDMENYRLESAYEKHLIIKVVLFQFVNSYLSLFYIGFYLKDMERLKELLLVLSLSQSLERQLRAVLVPLAALRFRLLLLSLRGLLLVARAKMLATLLITRQFLQNVREVLQPHLYRRLGRGELGLQAAWELARALLGLLSLQRPAPRRLEPQAEEGGGGGSGGRRCLGGGCGAPEEEEEATVERRPAGEGGEMGDGPRGGKEEEEEEEEEEEEEEEEEEDEEEEGEESGLLDCGLRLKKVSFAERGAGRRRPGPEALLEEGSPTMVEKGLEPGVFTLAEEYDEAEGAPGSPEREPPAVLLRRAGGEGRDQGPDGGPDPEPGSGDSARRQRRQNRSSWMDPPKEEHSPQLTQAELESCMKKYEDTFQDYQEMFVQFGYVVLFSSAFPLAALCALVNNLIEIRSDALKLCTGLQRPFGQRVESIGQWQKVMEAMGVLAIVVNCYLIGQCGQLQRLFPWLSPEAAIVSVVVLEHFALLLKYLIHVAIPDIPGWVAEEMAKLEYQRREAFKRHERQAQHRYQQQQRRRREEEERQRHAEHHARRERDASGREEARAEGSGLDPAAPEKASAKAKGSGAGGHGQERPKRPGSLLAPNNVMKLKQIIPLQGKFLSSGATSSLASAGAGPAARPPPAQSPTGSDTRLPAFLSFKFLKSPETRRDPERSHSPPKAFHAGKLFPFGGARADAGSNGAGGQARLDGTPSGGGGRAQRSGPVDEAAAEEPDAPRPEEEGSGHKL; from the exons ATGGCCGAAGCCACCTCCAACGCCGGGGGCACGTCCCTGGAGGGCGAGCGGGGCAAGAGGCCCCCGCCTGAGGGCGAGCCTGCAGCCCCGGCGTCCGGAGTTCTGG ACAAGCTTTTTGGGAAGCGGCTCCTGCAGGCTGGTCGCTACCTGGTGTCCCACAAGGCGTGGATGAAGACGGTGCCCACGGAGAACTGCGATGTGCTGATGACCTTTCCAG ACACGACTGATGACCACACGCTGCTATGGCTGCTGAACCACATCCGCGTGGGCATCCCCGAGCTCATCGTACAAGTCCGCCACCACCGCCACACGCGTGCCTATGCCTTCTTCGTCACCGCCACGTATGAGAG CCTGCTTCGAGGAGCCGACGAGCTGGGTCTGCGCAAAGCAGTGAAGGCCGAGTTTGGCGGGGGCACCCGCGGCTTCTCCTGCGAGGAGGACTTCATCTACGAGAATGTGGAGAGTGAGCTGCGCTTCTTCACCTCCCAG GAACGCCAGAGCATCATCCGCTTCTGGCTGCAGAACCTGCGAGCCAAGCAGGGCGAGGCACTACACAACGTGCGCTTCCTGGAGGACCAGCCAATCA TCCCTGAGCTGGCAGCCCGCGGGATCATCCAGCAGGTGTTCCCGGTCCATGAGCAGCGCATCCTGAACCGCCTCATGAAGTCGTGGGTGCAAGCTGTGTGTGAAAACCAGCCTCTAG ATGACATCTGTGACTACTTCGGAGTAAAGATTGCCATGTACTTTGCCTGGCTGGGTTTCTACACATCAGCGATGGTATACCCAGCCGTCTTTGGCTCTGTCCTGTACACTTTTACGGAGGCTGATCAG ACAAGCCGGGATGTATCGTGTGTGGTTTTTGCCCTCTTCAACGTGGTCTGGTCAACGCTGTTCTTGGAGGAGTGGAAACGGAGGGGGGCGGAGCTGGCCTACAAATGGGGGACGCTGGACTCACCTGGGGAAGCAGTGGAGGAGCCACGGCCCCAGTTCAGG gGTATCCGGCGCATCAGCCCTGTGACGCGGGCTGAGGAGTTCTACTACCCACCCTGGAAGCGGCTGCTTTTCCAGCTGCTCGTGAGTCTCCCCTTGTGCCTCACCTGCCTGGCCTGTGTGTTCCTGCTCATGCTCGGCTGCTTCCAGCTGCAG GAGCTGGTGCTGAGTGTGAAAGGGCTGCCTCGTCTTGCCCGCTTCCTGCCCAAGGTCGTGCTGGCCCTGCTGGTCAGCGTGAGCGCAGAGGGCTACAAGAAGCTCGCCATCTGGCTCAACGACATGG AGAATTACCGGCTGGAGAGCGCCTATGAGAAGCACCTCATCATCAAAGTCGTCCTG TTCCAGTTTGTCAACTCATACCTGAGCCTCTTCTACATTGGCTTCTACCTCAAGGACATGGAGCGCTTGAAAGAG CTCCTGCTCGTCCTGTCCCTGTCCCAGAGCCTCGAGCGGCAGCTTCGGGCGGTGCTGGTCCCGCTCGCGGCCCTGCGGTTCCgcctgctcctcctctccctccggGGCCTCCTGCTCGTGGCCCGGGCCAAA atGCTGGCCACTCTGCTGATCACCCGCCAGTTCCTCCAGAACGTGCGTGAGGTCCTGCAGCCGCACCTGTACCGGCGGCTGGGCCGTGGCGAGCTTGGCCTGCAGGCTGCCTGGGAGCTGGCCCGTGCCCTGCTTGGCCTGCTGAGCCTCCAGCGCCCTGCACCCCGCCGCCTTGAACCCCAGGCCGAAGAGGGTGGCGGAGGCGGCAGCGGGGGCCGCAGGTGTCTCGGTGGGGGCTGTGGGGcacctgaggaggaggaggaggctacCGTGGAGCGGCGGCCcgcaggggaaggtggggagatgggggatgggccccggggaggcaaggaggaagaagaggaggaggaggaggaggaggaggaggaggaggaggaggaggaagatgaggaggaggagggtgaggagagcGGCCTCCTGGACTGTGGGCTCCGGCTGAAGAAGGTCAGCTTTGCTGAACGAGGGGCTGGGCGGCGGCGACCTGGCCCAGAGGCCctcctggaggaggggagcccCACTATGGTGGAGAAGGGGCTGGAGCCGGGAGTATTCACACTGGCTGAAGAATACGATGAGGCCGAAGGTGCTCCCGGCAGTCCCGAGCGGGAGCCTCCGGCCGTGCTGCTCCGCCGGGCTGGGGGCGAGGGCCGTGACCAGGGGCCAGACGGGGGCCCAGACCCGGAGCCAGGTTCGGGCGACTCAGCCCGGAGGCAGCGGCGACAGAATCGGTCATCCTGGATGGACCCACCCAAGGAGGAGCACTCACCCCAGCTTACCCAGGCCGAGCTTGAGAGCTGTATGAAGAAGTACGAG gACACGTTCCAGGACTACCAGGAGATGTTCGTGCAGTTCGGCTATGTGGTACTCTTCTCGTCTGCCTTCCCCCTGGCCGCTCTGTGCGCCCTGGTCAACAACCTCATCGAGATCCGAAGCGACGCCCTCAAGCTGTGTACGGGGCTGCAGCGGCCCTTCGGGCAACGGGTTGAGAGCATCGGCCAGTGGCAG AAGGTGATGGAGGCCATGGGTGTCCTGGCGATCGTGGTCAACTGCTACCTGATCGGCCAGTGCGGGCAGCTGCAGCGCCTCTTCCCCTGGCTCAGCCCGGAAGCCGCCATCGTGTCTGTGGTGGTGCTCGAG CACTTCGCTCTGCTCCTCAAGTACCTCATCCACGTGGCCATCCCCGACATCCCAGGCTGGGTGGCCGAGGAGATGGCCAAGCTTGAGTACCAGCGCCGGGAGGCCTTCAAG AGACACGAACGCCAGGCCCAGCACCGCtatcagcagcagcagcggcggcggcgggaggaggaggagcgccAGCGCCACGCGGAGCACCATGCCCGGCGAGAGCGCGACGCCAGCGGCCGGGAGGAGGCTCGGGCCGAAGGCTCAGGGCTGGACCCTGCTGCCCCTGAGAAGGCCTCTGCCAAGGCCAAGGGCAGTGGGGCAGGCGGCCACGGGCAAGAGCGGCCCAAGCGCCCGGGGTCCTTGCTGGCACCCAACAACGTCATGAAGCTGAAACAGATCATCCCGCTGCAGGGCAAGTTCCTGTCGTCTGGGGCCACATCCTCACTGGCCAGCGCGGGGGCTGGCCCTGCCGCCCGGCCACCCCCTGCCCAGTCACCCACGGGTAGCGACACCCGCCTGCCAGCCTTCCTCAGCTTCAAGTTCCTCAAGTCGCCTGAGACACGGCGGGACCCAGAGCGTAGCCACTCACCGCCCAAGGCCTTCCACGCTGGCAAGCTCTTTCCTTTCGGTGGGGCCCGGGCTGACGCCGGGTCCAAcggggcaggtgggcaggcccGGCTGGATGGGACCCCCAGCGGCGGAGGAGGCCGAGCCCAGCGGAGTGGGCCAGTGGACGAGGCTGCGGCTGAGGAGCCGGACGCCCCCCGGCCTGAAGAGGAAGGCTCAGGTCACAAGCTTTAA